Within Mycobacterium heckeshornense, the genomic segment TTCTGGTGCGTTCACGCGCCGCAGTCCTGGGTGTCGTGTCGCTTATCGACCCGGAGCTGCGCGCGCAAAATGAACAGGTAGAGGCGCTCGAATACGCCAGCACCATTCTTGCCATGGAGCTGTCCCGGCGGCGAAGCCTCGCCGAAATGGAGCTGGCCCTGCGCCGCGAATTGCTCGATGACCTCCTGACAGGTACCGACGTAGCGGGCGCCTACGCGCGCGCTGAGGCGCTCGGACACGATCTGCATGGCCCCCACTACGTGGTGCTGGTGCATTACCCACACGTCACGCAGGCCGTGCTGTCGACGGCGGTGTGCCGGGCAGCCACCGCGCTGCAACTGCGCTATCTGCACGGCCGCCACGACGGCATGGTGGTGCTCCTGGTCGACGAGCGCCCGGATCCGCGGGCTCTTCACGAGGCGATCAGCGCTCGCCTGGGTAGCACCGGCGCGGTAATCGGAATCGGTACCCAGTGCCAGACCCCGGCTGATTTCCCGGAGTCTCTTGCCAAAGCCCGTCGGGCGCTTAACATTCGGCTGCACTCGGCGACGCCGCAAGGCGCATCTGCTTACGACGAGTTGGGCTTCTACCGGTTGGTGGACGCGGCTCAAAGCGGCGGCGCCGTCGAAGACTATGTTCGCGAATGGCTAGGCGCGCTACTCGATTACGACGAAAGGAAGAATTCCGACTTCGTCGCGACGCTCAGCCATTATCTCGAGTGCGGCGGCAACTATGACGAAACGGCGGCCGCCTTGCACATTCACCGCAGTACGTTGCGCTACCGGCTGGCACGCATCGCTGAGCTGACCGGCTATGACCTGCGCGACGTCGACACCCGCTTCAACCTTCACGCCGCCACCCGGGCTTGGCGGTTCCTGAAGCCGGCCAACCGAAGCGAGGCGACGGCCTCGGTCACCGGTTGTCCCGGCGGCGGCAGTACTCGAGTTCACTGAATGTTTAGACCCACCAGGTCGATTCCGCACGTTATGGTTAGATCGGTGAGGGTGACGTCGGGCCCTTCGGTGCCGTGCACACTTGGCTTTCACCCACCGGGATGTCGAACTTCTGCGACCCGGCCGCGGGAGGCTTGAATTGAATCGATGTCACGAATCTGGAGGACAGCTCGGCTCGCTCACGGTACAGGTCCAACGATCGCCGGCGGGCATGAGCGTCGTTCAGGTCAACGGTGCGCTTGTCGCTGACAGCACGGCGGCGGTGCGACGCGCCGTCACCAGCGAATTCCTGCGGTCGCCGGGTTTTCTGGCGCTCGACCTGACCGGGGTCAGCCGAATCGACGGCGATGGCATCGAAGCGCTGACATCGGCTG encodes:
- a CDS encoding PucR family transcriptional regulator, translated to MTTEAHSRVDTVEIIDASHGLAELAAINFDQLDGEEILQKANSAVARLTPCRVEAAYRCVDGMLMGPPGQPRRPDLESQLPACDTEGPVALAGAPWARAYALRGQDSVHGYLVVSAGEPPMRAHCLLLTLLAQKTGAALACAQIRARGAGLARRLDETQARLQDAQRRLRQRATMHEMFVGVLASGAGESGIATALHQVTGLPVSVEDRFGNLLAWAGPDQPQPYPKPDRNSRERLLKTLAVRNNAMRVKERLAILVRSRAAVLGVVSLIDPELRAQNEQVEALEYASTILAMELSRRRSLAEMELALRRELLDDLLTGTDVAGAYARAEALGHDLHGPHYVVLVHYPHVTQAVLSTAVCRAATALQLRYLHGRHDGMVVLLVDERPDPRALHEAISARLGSTGAVIGIGTQCQTPADFPESLAKARRALNIRLHSATPQGASAYDELGFYRLVDAAQSGGAVEDYVREWLGALLDYDERKNSDFVATLSHYLECGGNYDETAAALHIHRSTLRYRLARIAELTGYDLRDVDTRFNLHAATRAWRFLKPANRSEATASVTGCPGGGSTRVH
- a CDS encoding STAS domain-containing protein, translated to MSVVQVNGALVADSTAAVRRAVTSEFLRSPGFLALDLTGVSRIDGDGIEALTSAAVQAGESDIGFCLVGAHQGPIAAALAEADLSELFEIVPTLDDI